Proteins found in one Micromonospora sp. WMMD1082 genomic segment:
- a CDS encoding DUF998 domain-containing protein — MPVTRNSGVLALGGIVLAALLAVVGHAGVNDLDPVSLTVSDYAVSDSGGAIHVAMLLLAVASAVLIPALSRLGHPASDVPTRTANPAGTADPAAGSVRRGRAAEWLLAAWAGGLLLSGLVPTNPPGTEMGTAAYVHRYASVVAFLALPVAGWLLAARLPTGARAGRWLRVLTVASLLLAAAMVWSAYPGDRALYGLIERVLILAEVALLTLLAVTLHLRRDHSNSWSISWRAASVTEPERLG, encoded by the coding sequence ATGCCTGTAACCCGGAACAGCGGCGTACTGGCCCTCGGCGGAATCGTCCTCGCGGCGCTGCTCGCCGTCGTCGGTCACGCCGGCGTCAACGACCTGGATCCGGTCAGCCTGACCGTCAGCGACTATGCCGTCTCCGACTCCGGCGGGGCCATCCACGTGGCCATGCTGCTGCTCGCCGTCGCCTCCGCCGTGCTCATCCCGGCCCTGAGCCGGCTCGGCCACCCGGCCTCCGACGTGCCCACACGCACGGCCAACCCGGCCGGCACGGCGGACCCGGCCGCCGGTAGCGTCCGCCGTGGTCGGGCAGCCGAGTGGCTGCTGGCCGCCTGGGCGGGCGGGCTGCTGCTGTCGGGGCTGGTGCCGACCAATCCGCCCGGCACCGAGATGGGCACCGCCGCCTACGTGCACCGGTACGCCTCGGTGGTCGCCTTCCTGGCGCTGCCGGTCGCCGGCTGGCTGCTCGCCGCCCGGCTGCCCACCGGTGCCCGCGCCGGCCGATGGCTGCGTGTCCTGACCGTGGCGAGCCTGCTGCTGGCCGCCGCCATGGTCTGGTCCGCCTACCCCGGCGACCGCGCCCTCTACGGCCTGATCGAGCGCGTCCTCATCCTCGCCGAGGTCGCCCTGCTGACCCTGCTGGCCGTGACCCTCCACCTGCGGCGGGATCACTCCAACTCGTGGAGCATCAGCTGGCGGGCGGCCTCGGTGACCGAGCCGGAGAGACTCGGGTAG
- a CDS encoding NAD(P)H-quinone dehydrogenase — protein MASRIVIIGGGPAGYEAALVAAQLDADVTVVEADGAGGACVLSDCVPSKTFIASSEVVTGYRDTEVFGVHSDGLEAVTVDAQALHERVKRLALAQSADIHAKLLKAGVTFVAGRARLGEDTLGHTHRVIVTPDGEEAAYAIDAATVLVATGATPRQLPTAVPDGERILTWRQVYDLPELPEHLIVVGSGVTGAEFASAYLAMGVEVTLVSSRDRVMPHEDADAAQAIERVFRTRGMSILNNSRAEGVRRTGGGVEVELSDGRTVYGSHALIAVGSIPNTAELGLAEYGVALARGGYVTVDRVSRTNVPGLYAAGDCTGVLPLASVAAMQGRIAMWHALGEAVRPLRLRTVSANVFTDPELATVGVSQDEVDAGRVPARQVMLPLAGNARAKMDEVADGFVKLFCRPASGQVIGGVVVAPKASELILPITMAVENNLTVNELAQTITIYPSLSGSVTEAARQLMLHELE, from the coding sequence GTGGCGAGCCGGATCGTGATCATCGGCGGAGGACCGGCCGGCTATGAGGCGGCGCTGGTCGCCGCCCAACTGGACGCCGACGTCACCGTCGTGGAGGCCGACGGCGCCGGGGGTGCCTGCGTACTGTCCGACTGCGTACCGTCGAAGACGTTCATCGCCAGCTCCGAGGTGGTGACCGGATACCGCGACACCGAGGTGTTCGGGGTGCACTCCGACGGCCTGGAGGCGGTCACCGTGGACGCCCAGGCGCTGCACGAGCGGGTCAAGCGGCTCGCCCTGGCGCAGTCCGCCGACATCCACGCCAAGCTGCTCAAGGCCGGGGTCACCTTCGTGGCCGGGCGGGCCCGGCTGGGCGAGGACACGCTCGGTCACACCCACCGCGTAATCGTCACGCCCGACGGCGAGGAGGCCGCGTACGCGATCGACGCCGCGACGGTGCTGGTCGCCACCGGCGCCACCCCCCGCCAGCTGCCCACCGCCGTGCCTGACGGCGAGCGCATCCTGACCTGGCGGCAGGTGTACGACCTGCCCGAACTGCCGGAGCACCTGATCGTGGTCGGCTCCGGCGTGACGGGCGCGGAGTTCGCCAGCGCGTACCTCGCGATGGGGGTTGAGGTGACCCTGGTCTCCAGCCGGGACCGGGTCATGCCGCACGAGGACGCCGACGCCGCGCAGGCGATCGAGCGGGTCTTCCGGACCCGGGGCATGAGCATCCTGAACAACTCCCGCGCCGAGGGCGTCCGCCGCACCGGCGGCGGCGTCGAGGTCGAGCTTTCCGACGGCCGCACGGTGTACGGCTCGCACGCGCTGATCGCGGTCGGCTCGATCCCCAACACCGCCGAGCTGGGCCTGGCCGAGTACGGCGTCGCGCTGGCCCGGGGCGGATACGTGACGGTGGACCGGGTCTCCCGGACCAACGTGCCCGGCCTCTACGCGGCCGGCGACTGCACCGGCGTGCTTCCGCTGGCCAGCGTCGCCGCCATGCAGGGGCGCATCGCCATGTGGCACGCGCTCGGTGAGGCGGTCCGGCCGCTGCGGCTGCGTACCGTCTCGGCCAACGTCTTCACCGATCCGGAGCTGGCCACCGTCGGTGTCTCGCAGGACGAGGTGGACGCCGGCCGGGTGCCGGCCCGGCAGGTGATGCTGCCGCTGGCCGGCAACGCCCGGGCCAAGATGGACGAGGTGGCGGACGGCTTCGTCAAGCTGTTCTGCCGGCCGGCGAGCGGTCAGGTGATCGGTGGTGTGGTGGTCGCGCCGAAGGCCAGTGAGCTGATCCTGCCGATCACCATGGCGGTGGAGAACAACCTCACCGTCAACGAGCTGGCCCAGACCATCACCATCTACCCGAGTCTCTCCGGCTCGGTCACCGAGGCCGCCCGCCAGCTGATGCTCCACGAGTTGGAGTGA
- a CDS encoding gamma-glutamylcyclotransferase, protein MRHYAAYGSNLDPARMRAYCPHSPMVGIGWLEGWRLTFAGDDVIGWEGAVSTVVESPGDRVFVALYDIHPYDAAQLDEIEGVTSGTYRKLTVRISTLDGDVTAWLYVFDGYEGGLPTSWYLSEIANAAEKAGAPDDYVIELRSRPTGTASA, encoded by the coding sequence GTGCGTCATTACGCCGCCTACGGCTCGAACCTGGACCCCGCTCGGATGCGCGCCTACTGCCCGCACTCCCCGATGGTGGGCATCGGCTGGCTGGAGGGCTGGCGGCTCACCTTCGCCGGCGACGACGTCATCGGCTGGGAGGGGGCGGTCAGCACGGTGGTCGAGTCGCCCGGCGACCGGGTCTTCGTGGCGCTCTACGACATCCACCCGTACGACGCGGCGCAGCTGGACGAGATCGAGGGCGTCACCTCCGGCACGTACCGGAAGCTGACCGTCCGCATCTCGACGCTGGACGGCGACGTGACGGCCTGGCTCTACGTCTTCGACGGCTACGAGGGCGGCCTGCCCACCTCGTGGTACCTGTCGGAGATCGCCAACGCCGCCGAGAAGGCGGGCGCGCCGGACGACTACGTCATCGAACTGCGGTCCCGCCCCACCGGCACCGCGTCGGCGTAG
- a CDS encoding MBL fold metallo-hydrolase: MRLTKYAHSCLRAEHDGGVLVIDPGMFSEPAVALDGADAVLITHEHPDHLDVEAVTRQLERRPFVIHGPASLAGPLGDAAEALRPVTPGESFTAAGVPVRAYGGRHAVIHPDIPVLDNLGYLVNDVVYHPGDALFVPDDVQVDTLFAPIHAPWSKFSEVVDFIRAVAPRRVFALHDALLNGNGYAVLDRQYTALSGREYQRLDPGSRIDG; this comes from the coding sequence ATGCGGCTCACCAAGTACGCCCACTCGTGCCTGCGCGCCGAGCACGACGGGGGAGTGCTGGTCATCGACCCCGGGATGTTCAGCGAGCCGGCGGTGGCGCTGGACGGGGCCGACGCGGTGCTGATCACCCATGAGCACCCGGACCACCTCGACGTCGAGGCGGTCACGCGGCAGCTGGAGCGGCGCCCGTTCGTCATCCACGGCCCGGCGTCGCTGGCCGGCCCACTCGGCGATGCCGCCGAGGCGCTGCGCCCGGTCACTCCCGGCGAGTCGTTCACCGCCGCCGGCGTCCCGGTACGCGCCTACGGCGGCCGGCACGCGGTGATCCACCCCGACATCCCCGTGCTCGACAACCTCGGCTACCTCGTCAACGACGTCGTCTACCACCCGGGTGACGCCCTGTTCGTGCCGGACGACGTGCAGGTCGACACGCTGTTCGCCCCCATACACGCGCCCTGGTCGAAGTTCTCCGAGGTGGTCGACTTCATCCGGGCGGTGGCACCGCGCCGGGTCTTCGCGCTGCACGACGCCCTGCTCAACGGCAACGGCTACGCGGTGCTGGACCGGCAGTACACGGCGCTGTCGGGCCGCGAGTACCAGCGGCTGGATCCGGGCAGCCGGATCGACGGCTGA
- a CDS encoding DUF4349 domain-containing protein: MDSGRRHGTRVVAALVALLVLAGCGSGSDGGDDATVSDAAAPAPARERAAGAPDEAQAGVGAPGEAQGNAGTAVDTRVDQRAIIYTGSIRVQVDDVDAAARDAAATATRAGGFVGGDQRRSSDADAVAELQLRVPAERFYAVVEELAGLGRQERREIATQDVTEETIDLDARITSQRARVESARRLLARATSISDLVSLENELARREADLASLEAKKQRLGDLTALSTITVTLVGPDVTPVEEENRMGFLAGLSGGWKVFLASMVVLLTVLGAILPWLLVFGVPVAALWWWSRRRRRTDPVPALVAPVGTPPPPGVSAPPPVPGARSAP; encoded by the coding sequence ATGGACAGCGGCCGCCGGCACGGGACCAGGGTGGTGGCGGCGTTGGTGGCGCTGCTGGTGCTCGCCGGCTGCGGAAGCGGCAGCGACGGCGGGGACGACGCGACGGTCAGCGACGCGGCCGCGCCCGCGCCGGCCCGGGAGAGGGCCGCGGGTGCGCCGGACGAGGCCCAGGCCGGCGTGGGCGCGCCAGGCGAGGCCCAGGGCAACGCCGGCACGGCGGTGGACACCCGGGTCGACCAGCGGGCCATCATCTACACCGGATCGATCCGGGTGCAGGTGGACGATGTGGACGCCGCCGCGCGGGACGCCGCCGCCACGGCCACCCGGGCCGGCGGCTTCGTCGGCGGGGACCAACGCCGCAGCTCCGACGCCGACGCGGTGGCGGAGTTGCAGCTGCGGGTGCCGGCGGAGCGGTTCTACGCGGTGGTGGAGGAGTTGGCCGGCCTCGGCCGCCAGGAGCGCCGGGAGATCGCCACGCAGGACGTCACCGAGGAGACCATCGACCTCGACGCCCGGATCACCAGCCAGCGGGCCCGGGTGGAGAGCGCCCGGCGGCTGCTCGCCCGGGCCACCTCGATCAGTGACCTGGTGAGCCTGGAGAACGAGCTGGCCCGCCGGGAGGCGGACCTCGCCTCGCTGGAGGCGAAGAAGCAGCGGCTGGGCGACCTCACCGCACTCTCCACGATCACCGTCACCCTGGTCGGTCCGGACGTCACGCCCGTGGAGGAGGAGAACCGGATGGGCTTCCTGGCCGGGCTCAGCGGCGGCTGGAAGGTCTTCCTGGCCTCGATGGTCGTCCTGCTCACCGTGCTCGGGGCGATCCTGCCGTGGCTGCTGGTGTTCGGCGTACCGGTGGCGGCCCTGTGGTGGTGGAGCCGCCGACGCCGCCGGACCGACCCGGTGCCGGCCCTCGTCGCGCCGGTGGGCACGCCACCGCCGCCGGGTGTCAGCGCACCGCCGCCAGTGCCTGGAGCGCGGTCTGCACCATGA
- a CDS encoding amidohydrolase, with the protein MTSALTMPSGHQLAPSWPEVPAGARPLPFELDHLLALRVPGLIATRRHIHSHPELSGAEFETAALVARELSLAGLQPRLLPKGNGVICDIDGRPDGPVIALRADIDALPLTDVKDVPYRSTVDGVCHACGHDVHTTIMLGVGMLLAQLADLGELPGRVRLIFQPAEEILPCGSLEVIEAGGLDDVTQIFALHCDPSLPVGQVGLRVGPITAAADNVTVRLTGPGGHTARPHLTVDLVDALGRLITEVPALVSRRVPANSGLLLVFGHASAGTRYNVIPSEASASGTLRVMDRDAWELAPKIVSQVVRDVIAPTGATVDLEYLRGRPPVCNDARAIGVLNAATTAALGPEGIAETPQSMGGEDFSWYLEYVPGALARLGVGRSGPNVDLHRASFDVDERAIPAGVRLMVQTALQALAAVR; encoded by the coding sequence GTGACGAGTGCGTTGACGATGCCGAGCGGCCACCAGCTGGCGCCGTCCTGGCCGGAGGTGCCGGCCGGGGCCCGACCGCTGCCCTTCGAGCTGGACCACCTGCTCGCCCTCCGGGTACCGGGCCTGATCGCCACGCGCCGTCACATCCACTCGCATCCGGAGCTGTCCGGCGCGGAGTTCGAGACCGCCGCCCTGGTCGCCCGGGAGTTGTCCCTGGCCGGGCTCCAGCCGCGACTGCTGCCCAAGGGAAACGGCGTCATCTGCGACATCGACGGTCGCCCGGACGGGCCGGTGATCGCGTTGCGCGCCGACATCGACGCGCTGCCGCTGACCGACGTCAAGGACGTGCCGTACCGCTCCACCGTGGACGGGGTCTGTCACGCCTGCGGTCACGACGTGCACACCACGATCATGCTGGGCGTCGGCATGCTGCTCGCGCAGCTGGCCGACCTGGGTGAGCTGCCCGGCCGGGTCCGCCTGATCTTCCAGCCCGCCGAGGAGATCCTGCCCTGCGGCTCGCTGGAGGTGATCGAGGCCGGCGGCCTCGACGACGTGACGCAGATCTTCGCGCTGCACTGCGATCCCAGCCTGCCCGTCGGTCAGGTGGGCCTGCGGGTCGGGCCGATCACCGCCGCCGCCGACAACGTCACCGTCCGGCTCACCGGGCCGGGCGGCCATACCGCCCGCCCGCACCTGACCGTCGACCTGGTCGACGCGCTCGGCCGGCTGATCACCGAGGTTCCCGCCCTGGTCAGCCGCCGGGTGCCGGCGAACAGTGGGCTGCTGCTGGTCTTCGGTCACGCCTCGGCGGGCACCCGGTACAACGTCATCCCGTCCGAGGCGTCCGCCTCCGGCACGCTGCGGGTGATGGACCGCGACGCCTGGGAGCTGGCACCGAAGATCGTTTCGCAGGTGGTGCGTGACGTCATCGCGCCGACCGGGGCCACCGTCGACCTGGAGTACCTGCGCGGGCGCCCACCGGTCTGCAACGACGCGCGCGCCATCGGGGTGCTGAACGCGGCCACCACCGCCGCGCTCGGCCCGGAGGGCATCGCGGAGACCCCGCAGAGCATGGGCGGCGAGGACTTCTCCTGGTATCTGGAGTACGTCCCCGGTGCCCTCGCTCGGCTCGGGGTCGGCCGCTCCGGGCCGAACGTGGACCTGCACCGGGCGTCGTTCGACGTGGACGAACGCGCCATCCCGGCGGGCGTACGGCTCATGGTGCAGACCGCGCTCCAGGCACTGGCGGCGGTGCGCTGA